The Gigantopelta aegis isolate Gae_Host chromosome 9, Gae_host_genome, whole genome shotgun sequence genomic sequence aggaATTCCCATTcataccttcacaggataacgCAGATATCCGTcgtcagtaactagttattctctataaatattgtattagtctgaaacatcttacaatgaagcaaactcaggaatgtccctttaataaatttgaGAAATTTATTCTCAAATCGGTagatatatgtttgtaaacacctCAATGTAACACCGTTTGGtgttctgagtgaataaagttctgttctgttctgttctgttctgtagaTGGGAGGCACACAAAGTGCAAGATAAATAAAgtgtaattattacagtaactGTCCTGTAATATgaagaaattaaatgaaagaatAAGTCAGGTAGAGTTAAACTCAAGAAATGTATTCTtgtaaatgattaataatataaacagcAGTATAATAGTCACAATATATTAACTATACgaaatatatcaatttaatatttacaattaaattattatttcattaataactTTCTAATTGCTTATatagttcatttatttatacttatttacaCACTTCTAAGTTTTATTCTACCCTGTCACTCAGTTCGTCAACCGTCAGTACGTCAAGGAGAAGGACTAACGTTACCGTGAAAATCTGTAATTATTtctgtaattttgaaatatttttttttatctgttctgtgtgtatgtgctgtatCTGTTtgataatatttctgtatttcgTTATTTGCGGTTACCTTTGGAGAtctagtttttatttctttaaaacctGTATTGTCCGACAGACTGAACACCAACGTCATGACGTCGCGTTTTTATACCCCGTACCAACCCCTTATTCTGGCAAAAAGGTCGGATAAAATAAGAATATTCCATATAAGGTAATAAAGGTCATGATAAAAGTAACGGTCACGTTATAAATAGCGCACACTATATAAGGCAAATAATGTCAAGTTAAAAATAGCACTAAGTTGTAAATGCTGGaaattagtaattaataaatacaataaactaaATGTAAGGaaaccactttttttttttaataactactATACACtagcatatttaaataatatcctaAATTACCTAAACAATAGTCCGTTTACAACCTAATTAATATAGCAACAGGTTGAAAATCGTTCACATGTAAAGTTCAAACATGGCGGCTTCCAGACATAAAAAATTATGCTATTATCACAGCTTCAACTGGCTAGAAATAGTAAACACGATAACGACATATAGCGACTCGTACATGGTTCGATTACATAACAATTCCATACTATTTCTTAAATAGTAAGAGTAATAATGAcagaatatattaatattttccttGAAAAACGATCTGCGGTCCGTCAAATAACCGTGAAGTCCCGTAATGGGAGACTTCGTCaccaaacaatattataattactaaaCATCCACActttgtaacatatatatatatatatatatatatatatatatatatatatatatatatatatatatatatatatatatatatatatataaatgtattttaaaatgtgcatgtagtaatatatatatatatatatatatacgcaaaGAAACAAGTTAAGCACCCCCTGTATTTGTCACAATGACTTGTCTTACGAGGTTTGGCGTTGAAAGCCTGATAACATAACCtcggaaaaacaaatgtgttttggaagaatacatctttgacagtaagaaaacataacatgtttgaaattttaatcatgattCTGAGAAGAATTGCAATAGGCTGTATATGAGCCTAAAACTGAGGCACAATAAGTATGGAGGTGCAGAGTCAGAAACAcaagtcaacatcatgaatgatcatgaaaaatgtcatttgaaACCCACAGATGGCATTCATGACACAAATCATCAATAGCGGATAAACCCGCCACGTGCTCGGATGACAGCTTCCACCCTTCGTCTCATCCCTCCAGTAAGTCTGATCTGCTGCATGGGCAACTGCTGCCATCGATGAAGAGCTGCCTCTAATTGTGCCAGAATCTGTACAGGTGGGGTCAGTGTCTGTACTCGAcgccccaagatgtcccaaactTGCTCTAGTGGGTTTAGGTCAGGACTCATGGCCGGCCAGGGCAGGGTCGTTACAGCTTCAGTTTAGAGTAAAGCTGTTACTGCTCGGGAACGATATGGGCTAGCGTTGTCCTCCATGTACAGAGGTCTGGTGGCGAGTGGATGGTTGTCAAAATGCGGCACAACAACTGGTTGCAGAACGTTACGAATGTACCGATCACCATTGAGGTCGCCTTAGCTTACAATCATGTGACAGgcaaccccaaaccattactgaACCTCCACCTCACGGGGTCGTAGGTCGTATATTCCTGGGTGTGTAGGCAGCATTTTTATGCCTCCAAACTCTCAATCGGCCATCTGTGATATGGAACAGGAATCGGCTTTCGTCGGACCAATGGACTCTTAGCCAGGACGTCATATTCCAACCTCTCCGGGCCAAACACCACGCTAAACGGCGTCTCTTATGATAATCAGCAAGAAAGGGACGCATGATGACCCGTCTTCCCGCAAATTTCAGATGATTCCTCACTGTTCTGGCTGACATCCGTCTAGTGGGTAACCATTGGCTGATGACGTACAGGCCGAAGCAAGGCCGTCCTCGTGCTGTGATGTCATGCGCGGTCTCCCTGACCGTGGGAGATCCTTTACAGCATTGGTATGCCCATGTTTTCGTATCAGTCTGCTGATTACGGTGTAATGATACCCCAGTTGACGTCCTATACTTTTGAAGGTCATGCCGGTCGCATGCATACTAATAATACGCCATCTTTGGGCCTCTGATAACCGTCGACGTGCCAtattcaacgattaaacttcaGCAATGCAAGACAGTGACGCTAAATGTCAACAATTGCAGTGTATTGATACTGCATTTTGAGCAAAGCATGGGTGGAATGATGCACGTGCATGTCGTTCTGTTGTGGGACGTCACAGTTGTCATTGTACTCTCCTTTTATTTCGATGGAACACCATTCTTGACATATTAGTCACGtaatttgcagtttttacgaatggggctatttcagtactacatgtaattatataaaggggtgcttaacatttttctttgtatatatatatatatatatatatatatatatatatatatatatatatatatatatatatatatacagtgaaacccctcaataccggacatccatgggaccaagtaaaatgtccggttttcagaggtGTCCGTTTTTCAGGGGTCCACCTGTCCAGCCAGCCATTCGAGCCCTTGAAATCTGCAACTGCAAGTTCCTTGGCAAATTCACTGGCCTTCTCGTGGATGATGGGACCAGAAATCGGGATGTTTTTAGCGCGAGCTTGACAGAACCACTGCCATATCAGTTCATTGAGCTTATCAAATTTACATGCGTTGTTAAACCGCCGTTTATTCCCGCTAATATTCTTTTCAAACTCTGCCTTATAAACCTCTCGTTTTTTGATGATATCTCCAACTGTTGATTTGCCAATACTAAACTTTTCACTCAAAGATCTTAACGTTGGTTTAGGTACACTTtcgaaacttttaattattttgagtttATCATCGAGCGAGAGTTCAACACGGCGACGTTTAGCTGGACGTTCCGTCATGTTGAAAATCgacatgaaaatgaaacactacaAACATCTATTCGACTACGCAAAGCCAACATATACTTTTGCTTACTCTTTATTTCTCTCGTAACTTAATAAAGACATCTAACCCAAACCCGAACTCCGCTAATGTTAAccataattacaacacaatcaaTGTATTTACAGTAGTTAACGCCATACCAAAGCTTGCGATCagtccttttaattgtttattgtcaagttGCTAATCTTGCCTGCTGTGCGGTACCTGCACTGTATGCAGCGGTGATTACACTGATAACAGCGATCTCGAGCATGCGCATATTGCACTAGCCATCGGTGTTCACAGACAGGTGGGCGCCATATTGATTGGTATCGGTTTGatcgtccggttttcaggggtaggttttacactaagttgacacattgggaccgaattgtttgtccggtgttcagtttagaggggtttccggtttagaggggtaaaatatagtgttaaaagatgtgtaaatcacgggaccgcggaaaacgtccggttttgaggggattccggtttagagggggtccggtgttga encodes the following:
- the LOC121381584 gene encoding major centromere autoantigen B-like, whose protein sequence is MTERPAKRRRVELSLDDKLKIIKSFESVPKPTLRSLSEKFSIGKSTVGDIIKKREVYKAEFEKNISGNKRRFNNACKFDKLNELIWQWFCQARAKNIPISGPIIHEKASEFAKELAVADFKGSNGWLDSVVFGPERLEYDVLAKSPLVRRKPIPVPYHRWPIESLEA